The Trichocoleus desertorum ATA4-8-CV12 genome contains a region encoding:
- the tpiA gene encoding triose-phosphate isomerase — protein sequence MRKIVIAGNWKMYKTQAESLEFLQGFMSELDATPDEREVVVCAPFTNLGLLSKSLHGSRVQLGAQNVHWEDAGAYTGEIAGAMLAEIGVRFVVVGHSERRQYFGETDETVNLRLKAAQRHSLTPILCVGETKQQRDAGETEAVIFNQLAQDLVGVDQQNLVIAYEPIWAIGTGDTCETTEANRVIGLIRQKLTNANVSIQYGGSVKPDNIDEIMAQPEIDGALVGGASLDPKSFARIVNHQA from the coding sequence GTGCGCAAAATCGTTATTGCTGGCAACTGGAAAATGTACAAAACCCAGGCAGAGTCCCTGGAGTTTTTGCAAGGATTTATGTCCGAATTGGATGCAACCCCAGATGAGCGGGAAGTAGTCGTTTGCGCTCCATTTACAAATTTAGGGCTATTGTCGAAGAGTCTGCATGGCAGTCGAGTCCAGTTGGGCGCTCAGAACGTTCACTGGGAAGATGCGGGTGCCTATACGGGTGAAATTGCGGGTGCCATGCTAGCCGAAATTGGCGTGCGCTTCGTAGTCGTCGGTCACAGCGAACGCCGACAGTACTTTGGCGAAACCGACGAAACTGTAAACCTGCGCCTAAAAGCAGCCCAACGGCATAGCCTCACCCCCATCTTGTGTGTAGGTGAAACCAAGCAACAGCGAGACGCGGGCGAAACCGAAGCCGTGATTTTTAACCAGTTGGCCCAAGACTTGGTAGGAGTTGACCAGCAGAATTTGGTGATTGCCTACGAACCGATCTGGGCGATCGGCACTGGCGATACTTGCGAAACAACAGAAGCCAATCGCGTCATTGGTTTAATTCGTCAGAAATTGACCAATGCCAATGTCTCAATTCAGTACGGTGGGTCTGTCAAACCAGACAACATCGACGAAATTATGGCTCAACCAGAGATCGACGGTGCTTTAGTCGGCGGGGCCAGTCTAGACCCCAAGAGCTTCGCTCGGATCGTGAACCACCAAGCTTAG